GCGAATGTGGGAGGAGCACCGGCCACGGGAGGGGCCGGTGGGGCCGACGCATTAGGTGCAGGGGCATCCGACGCAAGGGGTGCGGATTGGGGCTCTTCAGCTGCGCTCTGGCAGGCAGCGAGCCCGAGGCTAAACATCAATAAGACCAAAGATCGCATCTCAATCGCCTCCTATTTCAAAATTTCTTCACCTCGACTCAACGATGGCGATGCGTAATTCATACAATAAACCTCCAAGAAGCTTTTCTTCTTCCTTGTCGAGGTTTCCTTTCGTCTTTTCACCCAACATTTCCAAGATCTCTACGATTTGGCTCGCCGCATCGATATCCGGCTCCATCTGCCCAAAAGCAGGGTCCTGAATCTTGCCCAGGCTAACGTAAGCGCTGGTTCCGAGGCTCATGACGAAATCGCCAAAGGCGAGTTTCGGGTTCGATGGCTCCTGGGTCGGAATGTAGACTCCTGCATTATCTCCAAGCGTCTGGGGCTCTGCAGATACCTTTCGCTTATCGGATTCTTCCGCCATCTCTCCTCCTTAAGAAGCCATCAACGTGACTTACTTCGCTTTATTGTAGACGCCCTTCTCGAATTTCGCTTCGATCTTGGTCGACTGGTCTTCCGCATCCTCAAGGCTCTTCAAGTACTTATCGTACTCTTCTTTCGTGATCAGGTTTTGATCGAGTTTTCGCTCGAGGGTACGAATATCAAATTTGTGCTCTTCCATCTTTATCTCCGTAAGAAAACGACCCCGCTAATATAATAACGAAAGGCACAAGAGCAAGTGCGCATATTCTCGCCGTGGTTCAATTTTTGCACCTCTGAGCGCGCTTTTGAATCCTGTGCAGATACTAACACGGGTGTCTTAGCTTGAGAAAAACCCGGAAATCACTATGTTGGTCGTCGCATTTGCCTAAAAGAGAAGCTGAGTCGCTTAGGAGTTGAGATGAAAGGAAGTTTGAAGTTCATAAGGCGTAAGACCTTGTTTGTCGCCGCCCTTCTGAGCCTATTCATGTTGGTCGCCCCCAATCTTTCCGCCACCGTCATGAAGTATCTGGGGGTCGCCGATTTGGTCGAAGCCTCGGACGTGGTGGTGGTCGCTAAAGTGCAGAAGAAAGAATTCAGCACGGATAAGAACGGGGACCTCGTCACGAATGTAACGGTAGTCCCGTCGAGGACCCTGCTCGGTGAGGAAGCCAAGACCCTGACGTTCCAGCAATGGGGCGGCGAGACCGAACTCAAACAATCCAAAGTTCCCGGCGATGCTCGATTCGAGGTCGGTGAAGAGGCCGTCCTCTTTTTACGCAAGGCCGATATGGAGCCTGGACTTTTCCTCACCGCGCTCGGCCAGTCCAAATATCAGATCAGTCGTGGTGATGGTGGCGCAACCGCCACGAGAGAGCTCGACGACATCTCGTTCCTGAGAGATGGCGGTGGGCCCACCAAGATCGAACACCTTCCTTCTGAGGTCGTGAAATTGGACACGCTCCTTTCGCAGATTGAGACCGTCGCAAAAGCAAAGAAGGAGGCGAAATGAAACGGATTCTCCTGACCCTTTTGTTGGCCCTTTTCATCCCGTCTGGGGCGTCCGCGTACACGTTCCTCTACACTTGCGGCCCCACATGGACCAACCTTCCGATCACCTACTACATCAATCAGGTGGGCTCGGATAACATGCCATTCTCTACGCTAGAGAACCTCATTGAGGACTCGTACGTCGCGTGGGAAGCGCCCTGCTGCTCACGGTTCCGAGCTCAGTATGGCGGGCCTACCCAACTCACAGCCGTGAACAACAATCAGCGCATTGTGTTGAGCTGGGAAGAAAACCAGTGGGACCCTAGATTCGGAAGCGCCAATGTGACTATTGGCGTGACCCTGACTTCGGTTTGGAATGATTGCACCATCGCCGAGGCGCCGATTCTTTTTAACGGCGTGGGCTTCCAATTCACTACCAATGGCGGCGGTACGGACTTGCAAAGCATCGCCACCCACGAAATCGGCCACATGCTCGGCCTTGCACACTCCTCGGTTTTTGAGGCCACGATGTACGCCTCGTACATCGGAGGCAGCGGCGCCCGAACATTGCACCAAGACGATACCAACGGCGTATGTGCGCTCTACAACAAGCCTTGTACGTGTGTGACGAGCAACGATTGTGCGGAAGGCGATATTTGCCAGAACGGTTTGTGCCGAAACGTGCCATGTACATCTGATGCGAATTGCCAAACCGGACTTGAGTGCAACACGTCGAACGGCCGATGCGAAGTTCCTCCGTGCACAAGCGATGCGGCCTGTGGTGCTGGATTCGTCTGTAAACCTGACGGCGAATGCGAAGCCAATTGCACCGTCTGCAAAGAGTGTGAAAGCAACAACGACTGTGGCGCCAACGCTGTTTGTACCCAAAGCGGACGCTGCGTGGTCTTCTGCCAACAAGGCGGTCTCTGCCCTGGCGACTCCGAGTGCTACGACGTGCAAGGCAACTACGTCTGCCTCAACGCTAACGCCGATACCGCAGGTATTTGCCCGGACGGCTACGTGTGTATCGAAGAATCAGAGTGCACCTCAGATTCTCAGTGTAACGCGGGAGACTCGTGTGTGCTTGGTAAATGCGAAGGCCCATGTGCCGATATTGAATGCCCAAGCGGACAGGTTTGCCGTGACTCACGCTGCTATCCAGATCTTCCAGAGAACAATAACAACAACCCGAACCCTAACAATAGCAACAACACAACGGGCGAGACGAATACGGGCGATACCACGACAGATCCTACGGATCCCACCGATCCCGGAAACAATGTAGATGAGCCGAATAATAGTAACGGCAACTCTCAGACGGACGACCCTGTTGTGGTGATTCTGGAGAAGCAATCTAAGAGCGATGGTTGCACCAGCGCAGCTGGTCAGGCGAATCTGCCCTTGTTCCTCTTGGCTTTGGGCTTCCTCTTGCGACGTCGCCGTTCTCTTATCTGACGACCGACTCGTTCGCCGACGAGATCAATTCAAGTTCGGGGTGTGGTCCATACGAGAGTTCAAAGAACGTGAGCTCGGGCTTCGCTCTGATGCGCCACGGCCAGCTTGCGCTTCCCAACCCTCGGCTGATGTAAAGTACGGCGTTCTCCAAGATATATGGGCCGGCAAAGAGCTTGGTGCCCATTCTCTCCGCCAGCGCGTTGGTCAGCCGCGGGATATTGAACTGGAATCCGTGAGTGTGGCCGCTGAGAATCAGATGAGCGCCGTGGTCGGCACAATCCCACGATGCCGCGGGGACATGATTGAGCGTGAGGCAAAATTGTTCAGGATCCACACCGTCAAAAGCCTTTGGGACGTCCGCGTGTTTGGTAACGAGATCGTCAACGCCAACAAGACTGATATCGACACCTCGCAGGTTCAGAACCAGGTTCTCGTTGGTCAGGAGCGGTACCTCGTACTTTTGAAACGCCTGCCTCGCGAGCTCGGTGCTCGTCCAATGATCATGATTGCCGAGCACGGCAAATGCGGGGGAGTCGAACGCCCTAAACTCGGCAACACATGGGTCTAAATCCAGTTTAGAATAGCCAACATAATCGCCCGTCAGCGCCACAACATCAGGCTTCTGAGCATTCACGTAGGATACGACCTGCCGCATATGTTGAGCTTTGACCCATCGGCCCATATGTACGTCTGTCACTTGCGCAACAAGCGCCCCCTCCAAGTCCGATGAAATACGGGGATGGCGCAGTTTGAAGCGATTAATTTCGAGGGTCTTTAGCGGGTTGATCATGAAATCTCGGGAATCAAGTCGACTTAACATACGTTGCACTCGCCCGGCTGTGAACACCTTGGTATTCACGGTTGATTGATCGGCGGATTTCTGAAAAAACGTCCGCGCCCCCTATTGGCAAGGCTATTGATGTCATTTCACCCTGAAAATCCACTTATTGTCCAATCGGACCGAACAATTCTCTTGGAGACTGCGAGTCCCAGGTTTGAAGAGGCGAGAGATGCTCTCTCGCTCTTTGCCGAGATTGTGAAGTCCCCGGAACATATCCACACGTACCGTGTGACACCGCTATCCCTTTGGAATGCGGCCGCGCTTGGCGCGACCCCTGAGGAGGTCAAAGAGACTCTTCTCAATCTGAGCAAGTACGAAGTTCCAGCGAACCTAAATTCGGACGTTGAGGACTTCATGGCCCGCTACGGGCGCCTGAAACTCATCAAGGAAGGCGACGAGCTCTTCTTGATTTCGGAAGACGAAGCTCTCTTAATCGAGATTTCTCGTCAGAAGTCGGTCATCCCTCACCTCGTGGACCCACCTGCGGCGGGAAAGCTCGAGGAGCGACGCCTCAAGGTTAAGGGCGAGGAACGTGGGTTAATCAAGAGCGCCCTGATTCGAGTCGGGTTCCCGGTAGAGGATTTGGCCGGTTATACGCCCGGCACTCCGATGGATGTGGACCTTCGAGAGACTTCACTCGAGGGGGAAGCATTCGGCCTGCGCGACTACCAAAACGAAGCGGTTGGCGCATTCTGGGCAGGAGGCAGCGAGCGTGGAGGAAGCGGCACCATCGTGCTCCCTTGCGGAGCCGGAAAGACGGTTGTGGGTATCGGAGCAATGGCTTCGGTTAAAGCCCATACGCTCGTGCTCACCACCAACGTGACGGCGTTGAGGCAATGGCGTGACGAGATTCTGGACAAATCCGACCTCGACCCTGAGGACGTGGGTGAGTACAGCGGGGACAAGAAAGAGGTTAAGCCGGTCACGATCACCACTTACCAGATGCTGACTTATCGACCGTCAAAGGACGAACCTTTTAAGCACTTCCATCTCTTCAACGAAGCTGATTGGGGCTTGATTATTTACGACGAGGTTCACCTCCTGCCCGCACCCGTCTTTAGGGCCGTTGCAAATCTTCAGAGCCGAAGGCGGCTTGGACTAACGGCAACGCTCGTCCGCGAAGACGGCAAAGAAGAGGAGGTCTTCAGCCTTATTGGCCCGAAGAAGTACGACGTTCCGTGGCGTGTTCTGGAGAAGCGCGGATACATCGCTTCTGCGACGTGTACCGAGATCCGCGTACCGTTTCCAGATGACGACCTTCGCCTCGACTACGCTATCGCCGAGTCCAGAGATAAGTACCGGATCGCCGCTTGTAATCCCGGAAAGAATCAGGTCGTTAATCGCCTGCTAAAAGAGCATGAAAAAGATCAAGTGCTGATCATCGGGCAATACCTGGATCAACTCCATGAGATCGCTGAGATGACCGGTGCCCCCGTGATTACGGGTCAAACGCCGCAGGCGCAGCGCGACATTCTCTACGAGAAGTTCAGAAAGGGCGAGGAACCCGTGCTGGTGGTGAGTAAGGTCGCGAACTTCGCGGTCGATTTGCCGGACGCCAACGTTGCGATTCAGGTCAGCGGTACCTTTGGCTCTCGCCAAGAGGAAGCGCAGCGTCTCGGGCGTGTGCTTCGACCCAAGAAGAATGCGAATACGGCTTCGTTCTACACGATTGTCACGCGCGACTCCTCAGAGCAGGATTTCTCGAATAAGCGACAACTCTTTCTGACCGAGCAAGGGTATCGCTACAAGATCGAGACCGTGGAACTTGACTCCTGAGTCAACTTCCGAGCGGTATTGCTTGAAGTTCCCCTTCCAAAAGGGCACAATTCTAGTGCCTCAACTCTCGGCAACTTATGTCCGTAGACGCTACGCCAACCAATGAAAGACTCGATGAGCCGCTTAAAATAGCAGGTGCGGGCGTGGTATTGGAGAACCGATGGAAGCTCGTGCGAAACCTCGCATCGGGTGGATACGGTGACGTTTGGTACGCCAACGAAGTTGAAGACGAAAAACCGGTTGCCATCAAGATCCTCAGGCATGATGCGGGGAACAACGACCCTGGGGCACTCGCCAGACTACGATTTGAGGCGGAGATTCTGGAGAGGATCAACCATCCGAATATCGTGCAAGTTTTCGGTTTTTTCGAGAGTCCTTACGGCTATTTTGTGGCGATGGAATACCTCGATGGAAAGGCCATCGACCAGATTCTACAGAGTCACGGACCCATCGATCCGATTCGAGCGATCCCATTGATCGAACAAGTCTTGGATGCCCTTCAGGCCGCACATGATCAGGGCGTGTTGCACCGAGACATCAAGCCAGAAAATATCATGGTGATGCCAGGCCCGCCCGAGGTAGCCAAGCTGCTTGACTTTGGAATTGCCAAGGGTCAGGAGAGTTTTAAGCAGGACGATAGTGGCGTCACGATGGTGCAAACGCGAGCCGGTGGATTCATGGGAACCCCGAGATACGCTGCGCCTGAGCAAGCTGTGGGCGATCCAATGGGGCCCTCATCCGACTTATTTGCTCTCGGACTTGTAACGTCTGAATGGCTCACAGGAGTAGGAAGGCTCGGGGGTAATCACTCCGAAGTCATGCAACACCTGCTTGATGGGTCGCCAATTCGCGTGAGCGATTGCCCTGTGCAATGGCAACTTTGGCTCCAGAAGGTTCTGGATAAGAATCCGCAAAATCGTTTTCAAAGCGCCCGAGAGGCAAAAGAAGGACTCAGACTTGTGCGTGAGTTTGAAACCCTCGCACTCGACCTGCCTCCTCGACAGATCCGAAAGACCACACCACCGGCCTTTGGATCGCCACAATCGTCGCCTTCAAACCAGCTGCCACCACCCAATATGGTGACCAAGACAGCGCCACCGAATACTCGCGCGCCTGAAATCAAGGAGTCGAGCTGGGCGCCTACGCCCATCGACATTGCGATTGGCATTCTCTTGTTTTTCCTCGGAATGACGCTTACAACCGCGATTCTGCTCTTGATCGCTTAGAATCTTGTTCCCTTTGGATTGTAGGCCCGAACGTGAAAATTGCCGTTTTATCCCGCGGCCGCACGCTTTATAGCACGCGCCGAATCGCTGAAACCGGTCGCAAACGAAAACACGACGTGCGTGTCATTGACCCGACGCGAGCGAGCATCAAGATTTTGCCGGAAGGGTTGGAGCTAAGCGTCGACGGACTCAAGCTCGAAGGGTTTGATGCCGTGATACCTCGAGTTGGAAGCTCCAGCATGGAGACGTCTCTTCACGTGTTGAGGCAGTTCGAACTCTGTGGCACAGCACCCCTCAACACTTCGCAGGCTATCTACCTCTCCAAGGATAAACTCGCCGCGCAGCAGGTCTTGGCGGTGCACGGCATCAACACGCCACGGAGCGCGATTTGTCGCGACCCATCGGCCATCGCCCAACTGATCGAAGATGTGGGTGGCGCGCCAGTGGTTATCAAAGTGACGCGCGGGACTCATGGTAGTGGGGTCGTCGTGGCTGAGAGCACCAATTCAGCACTTTCCGTCTTGGAAACGATTTGGGGATTTCAGTCAGAAGCATTGATTCAAGAGTTCATCAAAGAATCGTCAGGAAGTGATATCCGGGTGTTCGTCGTGGGTGATCGTGCGGTTGGCGCCATGCAGAGGCAGGCGGCGGAAGGCGAGTTTCGGGCGAATTTGCACCTTGGCGGTACTGGAGAGGTTGTGGAATTGAGTGACGAACTTGCTGAGCTCGCCCTCAAGGCCACCCATGCCCTTGGACTCAGTATTGCTGGCGTAGACATTCTTTTGAGCCACCGAGGTCCGCTGGTTCTCGAGGTCAACGCCTCACCAGGCCTGCAAGGCATCGAGACCGCGACCGGCCTCGATATCGCCAAGGATATCATCAAGCTCGCCGAGGAGTTGGTCTAGGGACCTTCCTATCGAATCTCGTCGATATTCTTTTCCCAATTCTTGCCATCGAACTCGACGACCTGAAACTCTCGGCCATGACCTTCATCCAAGGCATTGACGTTGACGTCCACACAATCGGGGTGTGAACGCGGCGTGTAAAAGGAATGAATTCCACAGACCCGACAGAACTTATGGATTGCAACTCCGGTATTGAAACGATACTCGACTAAATCTAGAGCCCCCTGAAGCAATTTGAAATTTGATTCGGGGACGATGAGGTGAAGAAACCCTTTCTTAGAGCAAATCGAACAATTGCAATGGATCGGGTCAATATCTTCTGGCCACACAACTTCGAATCGGACGGCGCCACAATGACAGCCACCACGGTAAACTTCAGACATCTCCTGCTCCTCTTTTTAGGTTCTGCCCTCTTTCTTTCGGGTTGTGAGGGACCACAACCAAAGGGCCCTAGTCAAGCTGAGATGGCCGAGTCGCTGAAGGACTTCCCTGAGGTCTTTACCCTAGACCCGGGGAAACTCGAGGGCCTTGAAGGGTTGTACCTCGGGCAGCCGAAAGAGGAAGCGTTGGAGGTGATGAAAGGGATGTGTAAACGGCTGATAGAGCTCGATGGCGGCAGGTTCCGTGGTGGGACGTATTTTCGTGGATGCCATACGCCGAATCATCCCCAGAACTTTTCGTTTCGAGTCGGCTTCAATCCTCGAATTGGCGACGCGGTCTTTACGCTTGAGGTGAAACGAAAAACACTTTCTCAATCGGGTGTACGCGCTCGTGCCTGGGAGAGAATCGAGGGCATCGACAAAGAGCTTTTCCGCCGAGGAATTGTGCGTATCGAGGCGAAAAAATACAACTTTCTTGCGAACTGGGACGATGGGAAGACTGGCCCTACCCACATCATTCTCGGGTACTCAGAGCCTGAACTAGAGCGCCTTTCCGCAGGCTCTAAAGAGTGACGGTAAACTTGACCCTCCAGAAATGCCGTGTTATCCCGGCTGATGAACGAGTTTACGCATATTCCCTAGCGTTGTGCACTTTAGGTTGAAGGAGTTTGCATGTCTCAGACGGTACTCGTCGCCGACGACAGCCAGACAATACGCAAGATTGTTGAGATGGCCCTTAAGGGTTCGGACTATCAGGTCATCGGCGTCGCCAGCGCCCAAGACGCAATGGATGCCGCGAGACAATCACCATCGGTGATTCTCCTCGACTATTATATGCCTGATGGTAGCGGCTACGATGTGTGTCGAGCGCTAAAGGCTAACCCAAGTACGAGCGGGATTCCCGTGGTTATGTTGGGCGGGTCGTACAAGCAGTTCGACGAGTCGATGGCTCGGCAGAGTGGTGCTGACGGAGTGGTGATGAAGCCATTCAAGACCGACACACTCATTAGCGCCATTGAAGCTGTGCGCTCGGGTGCCGGTGCGCCTCCGCCTCCGATTCAGGCGGCTCAAAACGCTCCGACACAACCCACGCACTCCACGCCACCCGCGTATGGTGCCGCACAGCCTGAGCCTCCGCGCTACGCGCCTACCCCTATGGGTGGAACGCCTACACCGCCACCAGCTCAGCCAACAAGCCACACGCCGCTGCCTTCGAGCTTCGAAGAACCAGAGCCCGTAGCCGCGCCGTCATACACGCCGCCGCCGCAACCCGCTCCGGCCTTCCCTTCAAGCCCGACGCCGCCGCCGGTCGCACCTACACCAGCTGCACCCACACCGGCCCCAGCCAGCGCTGGCTCTCAACCACGTATTTCAACGCCAGATGTGAATGCATCCACGCGTCAGCCCACGGCCGCACCTACGACCCAGGGCTCGGGCAATATCAATGTCGGCCTCTCGAAGGCTGAGATTGAAAAAATGATCCGTGAAGAGGTCAAGAACGCAGTGAAGTCAGAGCTGCCTGCGCTGCTTCGCAACGTCATGGGCGAGACCTTCCAACAGAAAGTTCTTCCGAAATTGGTTGAGCACACCGAACAACGTGTGGAACAACTCATCTCGTCGCGAATGGAAAGCCAGATTCGTGAACAAGTCCGCGTAGAACTCGAGCGTTTGTTGGCCGAAGAGTAAGAACTCTGTCCAATCCCAGCAAACGCGAACCCGCCACTGAGCGGGTTTTTTTGTTGCATTGAATTGGTAAAAACAAGAATGCTACATCGCCCTCGGGCCGAGAAAGTATCGATGGATAAAGGATAGAAATGAAGATCGACGAAACATACGAACCCCTCGAAGTTGAATCACGCTGGTACGACTTCTGGCAGGAAAAGGGCTTTTTTAAGGCGAGCGCAGATAGCTCGAAGCCCCCGTATACCATCATGATTCCGCCGCCCAACGTCACGGGCTCTTTGCATATGGGGCACGCCCTCTTCGTCACGCTTCAAGACATCTTGATTCGTTGGAAACGCATGGACGGCTTTGAGGCACTTTGGCTCCCGGGCGTCGACCACGCCGGCATCGCTACCCAGGTCATGGTGGAACGTCAGATTGCTCAAGAGGGCACCGATCGCCACGAGCTTGGACGCGAGGAGTTCATCAAGCGCGTGTGGCAATGGAAGGAAGAGAAAGGCGGGACAATCATCGGCCAAATGAAGCGAATGGGCGCGTCATGCGATTGGGAGCGCGAGCGCTTCACCATGGACGAAGGCCTTTCGCGCGCTGTTAGAGAAGCGTTCGTAAAGCTCTACGAACAAGGTTTGATCTACCGCGAAGTTCGCATGGTGGATTGGGACCCTGAGACTCAAACGGTGCTCTCTGACCTTGAGGTCGACCGCGAAGAAGAAGATGGCCACTTCTGGTACCTGCGCTACCCGCTTGCAGATGGTTCCGGACATATCGTTGTGGGAACAACGCGTCCGGAGACTATGCTCGGCGATACGGCGGTTGCGGTTCATCCAGATGACGAGCGCTACAAGGATATGATCGGCAAGATGGTCAAGCTTCCAATCGTTGGACGCGAGATCCCGATCGTTGCTGATGAAATCTTGCCGGATCCGACTAAAGGAACAGGCGCAGTCAAGATCACGCCTGCGCACGATCCTAATGACTTTGATTGCGGCGTCAGGCATGACCTCGAACGTATTCAGGTCATTGGATTTGACGCGAAGATGACCAAGGATTGTCCTGAGGATTACGTTGGGCTCGACCGATATGCCGCTCGAAAGAAGGTCATCAAGGATTTCGAGGCTGCGGGTTTGCTAGAAAAGATTGAACCCACTCGATTTGCGCCGGGTCGCTCGCAACGAAGTGGCGTTATCGTAGAGCCTCTTCCAATGCTCCAATGGTGGGTTAACTCCAAGCCACTCGCCGACAAGGCGATTGAGGCCGTGGAGTCGGGCCGAACCAAGATCATTCCAGAGGTGTGGAAGAAGACTTACGACCACTTCATGTACAATATCCGCCCCTGGTGTATCAGCCGCCAACTTTGGTGGGGTCACCGAATCCCAGCGTGGTATTGCGCAGATTGTGACGCGACCACGGTGTCTAGAGAAGATGCGACCGAGTGTTCGTCGTGTGGCTCCAACAAAATCAAGCAAGATGAAGACGTGTTGGACACCTGGTTCTCAAGCGGCCTCTGGCCGTTCTCCACTCTTGGATGGCCGGACCAAACACCCGATCTGGAAAAGTTCTACCCGACTCAATGCCTAGAGACGGGTTTTGATATCTTGTTCTTCTGGGTCGCTCGAATGCTCATGATGGGCTGCTGGTTCATGGACGAGACTCCGTTTGAAGAGGTCTTCTTGCACGCCATGGTGCGCGATGCGGAAGGCAATAAGATGTCCAAGACCAAGGGGAATATCATCGATCCTCTGCACCTGATTTACGGGGCAAACATCGATGACCTGGACCAAGAGCTGCACCGCGAGTTGATTCGGCAATATCCTGAAGGCGTAGGCCCGCAAGGTGCAGACGCGTTGCGCTTGACGCTCACCATGTACGCTGCGCAAGGCCGCGACATTAAGCTCGATATCTCACGCGTTGAAGGATACCGCGCATTCCTGAACAAGTTGTGGAATGCGTCTCGATTTGCCCTGATGAACCTCGAGGGATTTGAGCCTCACCAAGGTCTGATCACAGATTTGGAGCTTTCGACGGTGGACCGTTGGGTGCTTCAACGACTCAACGAGACCGTCACGCAATGCACTTCGGCGCTTGAAGGCTATAAGTTCAACGAATACGCACATATTTTGTATCATTTCGTTTGGCATACCTTCTGTGATTGGTACATCGAGTTCACCAAACCCGTTCTTTACGGTGAGAACCATCCCAAAGAACGACGTGCTGCTCAGGCAACCCTGGTCCATGTTTTGGACACGACGTTGCGCCTGCTCCACCCGATCGCACCTTTCATCACCGAAGATATTTGGCAGGCATTACCTCGACATACATCTGACGAGAGCCTGATGGTCGCATCGTGGCCCGAAGCGCAATCATTCGATTTCGCGGAAGATGCCGCTGCAGCTGAATTGATCGCCGCCGTGATCTCGCAAATCCGTACGATTCGAGGAGAAACTCGGATCAAGCCGTCCACGCCTATCCCAACGCTCTATGTGACCGGGCCAGACAAGGCGAAACAACGGCTTCAAAAGAGCCTTCCCTACTTGCAACGTCTCGCACGTGTTGAGGACTTGCAGTTCCTGAGTGCAGATGACGCTAAGAAGCTCGAAGGTGTTGCGACTGCAGTCGTCGAGGGCGTGGAGCTTAGAATTGAGCTCAAGGGCTTGATCGACCTGAGCGAAGAACTCGCTCGATTGAATAAGGAAATCAGCCGCGTTAACGACGATATCGCGTTTGTGAATAAGAAGCTCAACAATGAAAAGTTCGTCGCCAAGGCGCCCGAGGCGATTATCACGAAGGAACGTGATAAACTCGCCGGGCTTGAGGCAGAGCTTGAGACCTTGAGGTCAAGCCTTAGCGAGCTCGAGAAACTCGGATAGAACGGTTGATGAAGCAGGCACAGAATAACCTATTTGAATGGCTGAACCGAAAGTCGGCACCTCGGGGCATTCTGGATATATCTGGTGTCAAAGATATCAACCGCGATGCGGCAAAACGCCTTCACGCGGACCTCGAAGAGAAGATCGGTTGTGTCGATCTCATCCTCACGGACAATCGCCGCCGCATGGTCTCGATCAAGGGGCGCCGAGGGCGCCACGAACTCCGCTTACATCATATGTTTTTGGGCTCCACGCCTGAGGTGATTCAAGCGCTCGCTGGGCTTTCAAAAGGTCATGCAGCCTCCAAAGACACCATCCGTCTCTACATCCGTGAAAACTCGAACGAGATTCGGGAAGTCAAGGAAGAGACCCTTGAGGCTAGTGGTCATGTTTGGGACCTCAGCGAGATCTTGGAGAGAATCAGGCCGCTCGTTGAAGACGCCCCACAAGACGTCAGGATCACGTGGGGAAAAGACGGACGAGGAAAGCGCAGCATTCGACTCGGAAGCTACGAGTTTGAGAGTCGCACCATCCGCATTCATCCTGCGCTCGACGCAAAGTGGGTTCCGGACTTTTTCTTGGAATTCGTCGTCTATCACGAGTTGTTACACGCCGTGTTTCCTCCGGTACCCACGTCGGGCCGCAGGGTCTTACACCCCCCAGAATTTCGCGAACGCGAGGTTCTTTTCCCTCGCTATGAAGAAGCGATGGTCTGGGAGAAAGCAAATATCAATAGGCTATTGAGTCGATGACGAAGCTAAATAAATTTTTCTCGTGTGTCCTACTTCTGGGGCTCGCCATTGGTTTTTCGGGCGCTGCGTGTCAGAAAAAGGCCCCCGAAACCTCGAATGAAGAGACCAAGGAAGAGTCCGTTGCGAGCCCTAAGGAGAACCCGACAAGCGCCGTGACACAGGAAGTCATAGTACCTGAGGATGTTG
This Microvenator marinus DNA region includes the following protein-coding sequences:
- a CDS encoding GFA family protein; the encoded protein is MSEVYRGGCHCGAVRFEVVWPEDIDPIHCNCSICSKKGFLHLIVPESNFKLLQGALDLVEYRFNTGVAIHKFCRVCGIHSFYTPRSHPDCVDVNVNALDEGHGREFQVVEFDGKNWEKNIDEIR
- a CDS encoding response regulator, which codes for MSQTVLVADDSQTIRKIVEMALKGSDYQVIGVASAQDAMDAARQSPSVILLDYYMPDGSGYDVCRALKANPSTSGIPVVMLGGSYKQFDESMARQSGADGVVMKPFKTDTLISAIEAVRSGAGAPPPPIQAAQNAPTQPTHSTPPAYGAAQPEPPRYAPTPMGGTPTPPPAQPTSHTPLPSSFEEPEPVAAPSYTPPPQPAPAFPSSPTPPPVAPTPAAPTPAPASAGSQPRISTPDVNASTRQPTAAPTTQGSGNINVGLSKAEIEKMIREEVKNAVKSELPALLRNVMGETFQQKVLPKLVEHTEQRVEQLISSRMESQIREQVRVELERLLAEE
- a CDS encoding valine--tRNA ligase yields the protein MKIDETYEPLEVESRWYDFWQEKGFFKASADSSKPPYTIMIPPPNVTGSLHMGHALFVTLQDILIRWKRMDGFEALWLPGVDHAGIATQVMVERQIAQEGTDRHELGREEFIKRVWQWKEEKGGTIIGQMKRMGASCDWERERFTMDEGLSRAVREAFVKLYEQGLIYREVRMVDWDPETQTVLSDLEVDREEEDGHFWYLRYPLADGSGHIVVGTTRPETMLGDTAVAVHPDDERYKDMIGKMVKLPIVGREIPIVADEILPDPTKGTGAVKITPAHDPNDFDCGVRHDLERIQVIGFDAKMTKDCPEDYVGLDRYAARKKVIKDFEAAGLLEKIEPTRFAPGRSQRSGVIVEPLPMLQWWVNSKPLADKAIEAVESGRTKIIPEVWKKTYDHFMYNIRPWCISRQLWWGHRIPAWYCADCDATTVSREDATECSSCGSNKIKQDEDVLDTWFSSGLWPFSTLGWPDQTPDLEKFYPTQCLETGFDILFFWVARMLMMGCWFMDETPFEEVFLHAMVRDAEGNKMSKTKGNIIDPLHLIYGANIDDLDQELHRELIRQYPEGVGPQGADALRLTLTMYAAQGRDIKLDISRVEGYRAFLNKLWNASRFALMNLEGFEPHQGLITDLELSTVDRWVLQRLNETVTQCTSALEGYKFNEYAHILYHFVWHTFCDWYIEFTKPVLYGENHPKERRAAQATLVHVLDTTLRLLHPIAPFITEDIWQALPRHTSDESLMVASWPEAQSFDFAEDAAAAELIAAVISQIRTIRGETRIKPSTPIPTLYVTGPDKAKQRLQKSLPYLQRLARVEDLQFLSADDAKKLEGVATAVVEGVELRIELKGLIDLSEELARLNKEISRVNDDIAFVNKKLNNEKFVAKAPEAIITKERDKLAGLEAELETLRSSLSELEKLG